The Xylanivirga thermophila genome contains the following window.
GAAATGGCGACATATATGCCCAATTTGACGCACTTAATGACGTTGCTATAGCAAAGGGATCTTTTGCTAGAATAATACATCTAAATGCTTATATAAATGATAAATTCGTCAATTATTATCCAGCCGATGGTTTATTAGTTTCTACTCCAACGGGATCAACTGCATATTCTTTGTCCGCAGGTGGCCCCATTATAAATCCAAATATGGAATGTTTGTTGCTTACACCGATTTGTCCGCATACAATGGATAGAAGACCTATAGTAACGGATGCAAATGATGAAATAAAGATAGTAGTAACAGATAGTAAACAAGATATTTTACTTACGGTAGATGGACAGGACGGAGTTTTACTTATAGAGCATGATGTTATCATAATAAATAAAAGTCGATTAAAAGTCCATTTATTGCATATAAATAATCGCAGTTTTTTTGATATATTGAGAAATAAACTTATAGATAGAAAAGATGATGAAGAATGAAAGGAGGGTATCTCTGGGAATGAAGTTAGATAGGCATTCTGTTATTTTACAGCTTATAGAAGAAATGGATATAGAAACCCAAGAAGAACTAGCTCAGGAATTAAAAAAACGGGGATTTGATGTAACACAGGCTACAGTATCAAGAGATATAAAGGAATTACGACTAGTTAAGGTATTATCTTCGTCTGGTACATATAAATATGCGGCAATTGACCAGACAGATGCAGGCGTATCAGATAGGCTTATTCGCATTTTTTCAGAATCAGTAGTTTCAATGGATTATGCAAATAATTTAATCGTTATAAAAACTTTTTCTGGTGGTGCAATGGCAGCAGCTGCTGCTATAGATGCATTGAATTGGAATGAGATTATAGGATGTATTGCTGGTGATGACGCTATACTAATAATAGTTAAAAACAATGAGTTAGTTAAA
Protein-coding sequences here:
- a CDS encoding NAD(+)/NADH kinase; translation: MKKIGIIPNLVKDVIGVQTRILISKILSYGMEVFMMPQVFNVVKIGNALPPEQFFKICDVIMVLGGDGTFLRAARKVAPHNLPILGINMGRLGFLTEVEWAELDNALLNLAQDRYTIEERMMIRASLVRNGDIYAQFDALNDVAIAKGSFARIIHLNAYINDKFVNYYPADGLLVSTPTGSTAYSLSAGGPIINPNMECLLLTPICPHTMDRRPIVTDANDEIKIVVTDSKQDILLTVDGQDGVLLIEHDVIIINKSRLKVHLLHINNRSFFDILRNKLIDRKDDEE
- a CDS encoding arginine repressor; the protein is MKLDRHSVILQLIEEMDIETQEELAQELKKRGFDVTQATVSRDIKELRLVKVLSSSGTYKYAAIDQTDAGVSDRLIRIFSESVVSMDYANNLIVIKTFSGGAMAAAAAIDALNWNEIIGCIAGDDAILIIVKNNELVKGVIQRFNKLLK